From Halopelagius inordinatus, a single genomic window includes:
- a CDS encoding DUF7512 family protein: MAGLEIPAWDPETALLIGTILLEAIVLYVGYGGLERLLGPYLMKILLGGEEHAR, translated from the coding sequence ATGGCAGGACTAGAGATACCCGCGTGGGACCCTGAGACGGCCTTGCTCATCGGGACGATCCTACTGGAAGCGATCGTACTGTACGTGGGCTACGGCGGTCTCGAACGGCTCTTGGGACCCTATCTCATGAAGATCTTACTCGGAGGGGAAGAGCATGCTCGATAG
- a CDS encoding cytochrome P450 encodes MSSEVSYPPGPRGLPVVGNTVDLSRDIFAFFEELRDDYGRVASYDVFGTDACMVAHPDAIQRVLLDDHEAFEKGEVLTRNLADAMGEGLFVTGGTQWQNQRTQVQPAFYRNRLNAYVPEMRATAEETVEEWRDGMVVDVNDRMTETTMDALGRTLFGVDVAENPVVSEASDAILARFDTSRFWSFLPDRLPTPTNRRYRRKLDELQAFVDELARQRRQQSPENRGDDLLSILVGFVEAGDLTRREFRDNMVTFLFAGHETTALGLTYTIHCLARHPDEQAALRAEVEAVCDGAVTAEDLPKLERLERAIDEALRLYPPVYMFFREATRNVELRGYTVPEGTTLVVPQWVVHRDPAWWDDPEAFRPERFSDSDHPEYAYFPFGGGPRHCIGMRFARMEMKTVLATILDNYAFRLVSDPNPDLIASTNLKPGEPIEIKLDE; translated from the coding sequence ATGAGTTCAGAAGTGAGCTACCCGCCAGGTCCGCGCGGACTGCCGGTCGTCGGCAACACCGTCGATTTGAGCCGCGACATCTTCGCATTTTTCGAAGAACTGCGCGACGACTACGGTCGCGTCGCTAGCTACGACGTGTTCGGGACGGATGCGTGTATGGTCGCCCACCCAGACGCGATCCAGCGGGTGCTTCTCGACGATCACGAGGCCTTCGAGAAGGGCGAGGTGTTGACGCGGAACCTCGCTGACGCGATGGGTGAGGGGCTGTTCGTCACCGGCGGTACTCAGTGGCAGAACCAACGAACGCAGGTCCAACCGGCGTTCTACCGGAACCGGTTGAACGCGTACGTCCCCGAGATGCGTGCTACTGCGGAAGAGACGGTCGAAGAGTGGCGCGACGGGATGGTCGTCGACGTCAACGACAGGATGACCGAGACGACGATGGACGCACTCGGGCGGACGCTGTTCGGTGTCGACGTGGCCGAGAACCCGGTCGTCTCGGAGGCGTCGGACGCGATCCTCGCCCGGTTCGATACGAGTCGGTTCTGGTCTTTCCTTCCGGACCGCCTCCCGACGCCGACGAATCGGCGGTACAGACGAAAACTCGACGAACTCCAGGCATTCGTCGACGAACTGGCTCGACAGCGTCGTCAGCAATCGCCCGAGAACCGCGGCGACGACCTGCTATCGATTCTCGTGGGGTTCGTCGAAGCGGGCGACTTGACTCGGCGAGAGTTCCGTGACAACATGGTCACGTTCCTCTTCGCCGGGCACGAGACGACGGCTCTCGGGCTTACGTATACGATACACTGCCTCGCTCGGCATCCCGACGAGCAGGCTGCGCTTCGGGCGGAAGTCGAGGCCGTCTGTGACGGAGCGGTGACTGCCGAGGATCTTCCTAAGCTCGAACGATTAGAACGAGCGATCGACGAGGCGTTGCGGCTCTACCCGCCGGTATACATGTTTTTTCGGGAAGCGACGCGGAACGTGGAGTTGCGGGGATATACCGTCCCTGAGGGGACCACTCTGGTCGTACCGCAGTGGGTCGTTCACCGGGACCCGGCGTGGTGGGACGACCCGGAAGCGTTTCGTCCCGAGCGATTTTCCGACAGCGACCACCCGGAGTACGCCTACTTCCCGTTCGGCGGCGGACCCCGTCACTGCATCGGGATGCGATTCGCGCGAATGGAGATGAAGACTGTCCTCGCGACGATTCTCGACAACTACGCGTTTCGACTCGTCTCCGACCCGAACCCAGATTTGATCGCCAGCACGAACCTCAAACCCGGCGAACCGATCGAGATCAAACTCGACGAATAG
- a CDS encoding sulfite exporter TauE/SafE family protein: MLDSLLDGLGVLGTTPEMLALFVGFGLVVGVLFGFFGMGGSFLVTPALLMLDYPAPVAVGSGMAFVFGTAVIATLKHHDLGQVDYKLGVIMITGTTIGIEAGRASVYYLESLGLAGGIISVAYVVLLGGVGAMVTRDALKGGGGGGIDHEAADKDLGEYDIPDIAKTIQQTVRIPPMVTLRGDVRVSAWVITAVAFATGLLSGFLGVGGGFIRMPAMIYAIGVPVPVAVGTDLFEIVFSGGLGSYLYGQGGGVDLGIVVPLLFGSALGARIGSAATAVVDADGIKIYFGGMLLVGAIAVGVGEIGSYIGSPILEMTGLVLVVGAAVVVALAILYTAISSLRVTQRQQSSAAD; the protein is encoded by the coding sequence ATGCTCGATAGCCTACTCGACGGGCTCGGAGTCTTGGGCACGACTCCCGAAATGCTGGCTCTGTTCGTCGGGTTCGGACTCGTCGTCGGGGTCCTGTTCGGGTTCTTCGGCATGGGTGGATCGTTCCTCGTCACCCCCGCTCTGTTGATGTTGGATTACCCGGCGCCCGTTGCGGTCGGTAGCGGGATGGCGTTCGTCTTCGGGACCGCTGTCATCGCGACGCTGAAACACCACGACCTCGGTCAAGTGGACTACAAACTCGGCGTGATCATGATCACCGGTACGACAATCGGTATCGAGGCCGGACGCGCCAGCGTCTACTATCTCGAGTCGCTGGGACTCGCTGGTGGCATCATCAGCGTCGCCTACGTCGTCTTGCTCGGCGGCGTCGGGGCGATGGTCACCCGCGACGCCTTGAAAGGCGGCGGTGGCGGCGGCATCGACCACGAGGCGGCAGACAAAGACCTCGGCGAGTACGATATCCCCGACATCGCGAAAACCATTCAACAGACGGTTCGGATTCCACCGATGGTGACGCTCCGTGGTGACGTCCGCGTCTCCGCGTGGGTCATCACGGCTGTTGCCTTCGCGACCGGCCTCCTATCGGGCTTTCTCGGTGTCGGTGGCGGTTTCATCCGAATGCCCGCGATGATCTACGCTATTGGGGTTCCGGTACCCGTCGCCGTCGGGACGGACCTCTTCGAGATCGTCTTCTCCGGGGGTCTCGGAAGCTACCTCTACGGACAGGGCGGTGGCGTCGACCTCGGCATCGTCGTCCCGTTACTGTTCGGGAGCGCACTCGGTGCTCGTATCGGATCTGCGGCGACTGCCGTCGTCGACGCCGACGGCATCAAGATATACTTCGGCGGGATGCTACTGGTCGGCGCTATCGCGGTCGGCGTCGGAGAGATCGGCTCTTACATCGGTAGTCCGATCCTCGAGATGACCGGACTGGTGCTCGTCGTCGGCGCGGCAGTCGTCGTCGCCCTGGCGATTCTCTACACGGCAATCTCCTCGCTCCGTGTGACTCAGCGCCAGCAGTCTTCCGCTGCGGACTGA
- a CDS encoding MBL fold metallo-hydrolase gives MSKTGYEPSEIARRVQDGEEAPFILDVRDREDVEKWEIPGSTNLPIYDELLEHDFSTLEDNLDNLPKDREIAVVCAAGITSARAAEFLRERGYDAESIDDGMNGWGRAHRRYDIGATDGVVQIVRPGTGCVSHLVYDDGEAVVVDPSQYIEEYLDAADERDLDIVGVADTHAHADHVSGARRLAGELDVPYYLHREDTGGLDGVSEIADGDAVEVGDRELGVRHTPGHTPGSVSFEYGDALLSGDTLFLRSVGRPDLEDSSEEAVREAAKRLFESLDALTGRDDETVVLPGHFDGEEVRPVATELGELRSEATNELLSYVEDGDEAAFVETIVESLADEPANYNEIKQINWGKEQPGSDVESLELGPNNCAAN, from the coding sequence ATGAGCAAGACTGGATACGAGCCGTCGGAAATCGCACGGCGAGTGCAGGACGGCGAGGAAGCGCCCTTCATCCTCGACGTTCGGGACAGAGAGGACGTCGAAAAGTGGGAGATACCCGGCAGTACCAACCTCCCGATATACGACGAACTGCTGGAACACGACTTCTCCACGCTCGAGGACAACCTCGACAACCTCCCGAAGGACCGCGAAATCGCCGTCGTCTGCGCCGCCGGAATCACGTCCGCACGCGCCGCCGAGTTCCTCCGTGAACGCGGATACGACGCCGAATCCATCGACGACGGAATGAACGGTTGGGGACGCGCCCATCGCCGATACGATATCGGCGCGACCGACGGCGTCGTCCAGATCGTTCGCCCCGGAACGGGTTGCGTCTCCCATCTCGTCTACGACGACGGTGAAGCCGTCGTCGTCGATCCCTCCCAGTACATAGAGGAGTACCTGGACGCGGCCGACGAACGCGATCTCGACATCGTCGGCGTCGCGGACACCCACGCTCACGCGGACCACGTCTCCGGCGCCCGCCGGCTTGCAGGCGAACTCGACGTTCCCTACTACCTCCACCGCGAGGACACGGGGGGACTCGACGGCGTGAGCGAGATAGCCGACGGCGACGCCGTTGAGGTCGGCGACCGCGAACTGGGCGTACGCCACACGCCCGGCCACACGCCCGGCAGCGTCTCCTTCGAGTACGGAGACGCCCTCCTCTCGGGGGATACGCTTTTCCTCCGGAGTGTCGGACGCCCCGATTTAGAGGACAGTTCCGAGGAGGCGGTCCGCGAGGCCGCGAAGCGACTGTTCGAGAGCCTCGACGCTCTGACCGGCCGTGACGACGAGACGGTCGTACTGCCCGGGCACTTCGACGGCGAGGAGGTCCGACCGGTCGCGACGGAACTCGGTGAACTCCGCTCGGAGGCGACGAACGAACTCCTCAGTTACGTCGAGGACGGCGACGAGGCGGCGTTCGTCGAGACAATCGTCGAAAGTCTCGCAGACGAACCCGCAAACTACAACGAGATCAAACAGATAAACTGGGGCAAAGAACAGCCCGGAAGCGACGTGGAATCGCTCGAACTCGGGCCGAACAACTGCGCGGCTAACTAG
- a CDS encoding DUF7351 domain-containing protein — protein MTENRSATDIFRLLADDTRVDVLRAVAVSQYELEQIGSGAAELAFSEIYDYVDVENTSKLSYHLGELTGTYLRKSDAGYSLSHAGERIVRFILSGNYEQPESFGPEPVDGVCVFCGEEALEAALSHQFLRIDCTACERQVTGQSVTPAQIRTRDGESLVRSVKLRGAEDARQIRRGMCPECGARLSADVVALPGSPLPDADPFVVTSSCEECLREYNSPLTYSVVYHPASIAFHWDRGVDVTARGVWEFHECLYEGRWTSEQTASDPDEYVVVLRHGDDAVRLYLDSTATVAETERVRGESGEFRRS, from the coding sequence ATGACCGAGAACCGTTCGGCTACGGATATATTTCGCCTTCTGGCTGACGACACGCGGGTCGATGTTCTGCGTGCTGTTGCTGTCTCGCAGTACGAACTCGAACAGATCGGATCAGGGGCTGCTGAACTCGCGTTCTCGGAGATCTACGACTACGTCGACGTGGAGAACACGTCGAAGCTGTCATACCACCTCGGGGAACTCACGGGGACCTACCTCCGAAAAAGCGACGCTGGGTACTCGCTTTCGCACGCCGGCGAGCGCATCGTTCGGTTCATCTTGTCGGGAAACTACGAGCAACCGGAGTCGTTCGGGCCCGAACCGGTCGATGGAGTGTGCGTCTTCTGCGGCGAGGAAGCGCTGGAAGCGGCGCTCTCGCATCAGTTTCTCCGGATCGACTGTACGGCTTGTGAGAGACAGGTTACGGGACAGTCGGTCACACCCGCACAGATCAGGACGCGGGACGGCGAGTCACTCGTGCGGAGCGTCAAGTTACGCGGTGCGGAGGACGCCAGACAGATCCGGCGGGGGATGTGTCCGGAGTGCGGGGCGCGTCTGTCTGCCGACGTGGTTGCGCTACCCGGAAGCCCGTTGCCCGACGCTGATCCGTTCGTGGTGACGAGCTCCTGTGAGGAGTGTCTTCGGGAGTACAACAGTCCGTTGACCTACAGCGTCGTCTACCACCCGGCGTCGATCGCGTTCCATTGGGACCGTGGCGTCGACGTGACGGCGCGGGGCGTCTGGGAGTTCCACGAATGCCTCTACGAGGGCCGTTGGACGTCCGAACAGACGGCGTCCGACCCCGACGAATACGTGGTCGTGTTGCGTCACGGGGACGATGCAGTTCGACTCTATCTGGATTCGACTGCGACGGTGGCGGAGACGGAGCGCGTGCGAGGCGAGAGCGGCGAGTTCCGGCGTTCTTGA
- a CDS encoding alpha/beta fold hydrolase: MRTTQSATGDEIAYERRGDGQPLIFLHGGMAPRQYWNPVLPHFEQYAAVLPQRPGFGTCLDDPEETSPDEVLNRETRYVRTLVDAVDGEPILFGHSYGALTAVESATDAAVEAVLAYEPAVLPDEFRVEADLADRMATLIEDGERQEAVKRYIEQVLHPDGIDDLDSWLAEWPVWPDCVELAEEVVRMNRAVEQYRLPDALDVAAPVLVMTGTDGPTFLRESARGVHQALPHSRLVEFDGVGHSGPGEAPERIAAEVEAFLRE; this comes from the coding sequence ATGAGGACGACACAGTCCGCAACTGGCGATGAGATAGCCTACGAACGACGCGGCGACGGCCAGCCGCTGATCTTTCTCCACGGGGGGATGGCCCCCCGTCAGTACTGGAATCCAGTCTTGCCGCATTTCGAACAGTACGCCGCCGTACTCCCGCAGCGACCTGGGTTCGGTACGTGTCTCGACGACCCAGAGGAGACGAGCCCCGATGAAGTACTGAACCGCGAGACTCGGTACGTTCGCACGCTCGTGGACGCCGTGGACGGCGAGCCGATCCTCTTCGGTCACTCCTACGGTGCGCTGACGGCGGTCGAGTCCGCAACGGACGCGGCGGTCGAAGCGGTCCTGGCCTACGAACCGGCGGTGCTCCCCGACGAGTTCCGCGTAGAGGCCGATCTCGCCGACCGAATGGCGACGCTCATCGAGGACGGCGAACGGCAGGAAGCGGTGAAACGCTACATCGAGCAGGTCCTCCACCCCGACGGAATCGATGATCTCGATTCGTGGCTGGCGGAGTGGCCGGTCTGGCCCGACTGCGTGGAACTCGCCGAAGAAGTCGTTCGGATGAATCGCGCTGTCGAACAGTACCGGCTCCCGGACGCGCTGGACGTCGCGGCGCCCGTACTCGTGATGACCGGAACCGATGGGCCGACATTCCTCCGCGAGAGCGCTCGCGGCGTTCACCAAGCGCTCCCTCACAGCCGACTCGTCGAATTCGACGGCGTCGGTCACAGCGGGCCGGGCGAAGCCCCGGAGCGAATCGCAGCCGAAGTCGAGGCGTTCCTTCGCGAATAG
- a CDS encoding DUF2891 domain-containing protein, with product MNALRNNDVQTMLSGRADWIDSELLVALSEYPLDSVGTEYPHFARSVEGPDDVIRPSEEHPVFYGSFDWHSAVHNHWCLVRQLRLFDDHPAESDIVSTLEERFARERIEQESSYLAENESFEKPYGWGWFLRFASELHLWDADRAATWREMFEPLERQIVELFEREFLTQDRPFRVGTHTNSAFALSSGLDYARVVADGSLETAIVETSRRFFLDDEEYPVEYEPLGWDFLSPALAEADLMRRVLERDEFKQWFEAFVPEIANPPHNSVLQPVEVETDGDEGLELHLVGLNLSKAWSMAGIAGALDERTFAEPLRQSAQRHVDHSIELAFTDDYAGAHWLSSFVLYLLTRNAGGIAPEK from the coding sequence ATGAACGCCCTTCGGAACAACGACGTTCAGACGATGCTGTCGGGACGCGCCGACTGGATAGACTCCGAACTGCTCGTCGCCCTGTCCGAGTACCCACTCGACTCAGTCGGCACGGAGTATCCTCACTTCGCCCGGTCGGTCGAAGGCCCAGACGACGTGATTCGACCGAGCGAAGAACACCCCGTATTCTACGGGAGTTTCGACTGGCACTCTGCTGTACACAACCACTGGTGTCTCGTACGGCAACTCCGTCTCTTCGACGACCACCCCGCAGAGTCGGACATCGTCTCGACTCTCGAAGAGCGGTTTGCGCGCGAGAGGATCGAACAGGAATCGTCGTATCTCGCCGAGAACGAGTCCTTCGAGAAACCGTACGGCTGGGGGTGGTTCTTGCGCTTCGCTTCCGAGTTACATCTCTGGGACGCGGACCGTGCAGCGACGTGGCGAGAGATGTTCGAACCCCTCGAACGACAGATCGTCGAGCTCTTCGAACGTGAGTTTCTCACGCAGGATCGTCCGTTTCGGGTCGGGACACACACCAATTCTGCGTTCGCGCTCTCGTCTGGCCTCGATTATGCTCGAGTCGTTGCAGACGGCTCACTCGAGACGGCCATCGTCGAGACTTCCCGCCGGTTTTTTCTGGACGACGAGGAGTATCCCGTCGAGTACGAACCGCTCGGGTGGGATTTCCTCTCGCCGGCACTCGCCGAGGCAGATTTGATGCGGCGCGTACTCGAACGAGACGAGTTCAAGCAGTGGTTCGAAGCGTTCGTTCCCGAGATCGCCAATCCACCCCACAACTCCGTCCTGCAACCCGTGGAGGTCGAAACGGACGGTGACGAGGGCCTCGAACTGCATCTCGTCGGACTGAACCTCTCGAAGGCGTGGTCGATGGCCGGTATCGCCGGCGCACTCGACGAACGTACTTTCGCCGAGCCACTCAGGCAAAGTGCACAGCGACACGTCGACCACAGTATAGAGTTGGCATTTACCGACGACTACGCGGGCGCCCACTGGCTCTCTTCGTTCGTACTGTATCTGCTGACGAGAAACGCTGGCGGAATAGCGCCCGAAAAATAA
- a CDS encoding serine hydrolase domain-containing protein — translation MTRPGRSTRDESADRTTRRSFLACLGSLGLGTVGTATGRTSTATGSQGTDSPPVERPFADLDELEAFVDDVVAERIETTTPGATVAIVSGDAPILTKGYGTADVDADVPVRADETVFRVGSVGKLVTYTAVMQGVARGVLDLDTDVNSYLGDSGVTIPSAYDAPVTLRHLGTHTAGFESKLDPDIVDDPAAVDSLETVLIDQQRSRVRQPGELVGYSNYGAGLAGHVVAEAHDTTFEEYVQSEIFDPLGMTHGTFAQPVPAGHPGGLAAPHVREGESLRVADDVYINMRPAGSLSATATDMAAFMSAHLGDGAVGDTRILDAGTAKKMHSRHHVRHPAVTNWRYGFHEYGNPDADLIGHSGATVNFRSYLLLAPDHDVGVFVAYNSNPSEGPKAVVDEIVAEYGLQHAPTTPTPTSRPGGRERAETVAGEYSLSYLPQSGPLQVVDLIERLTVEPAANGGLRTTTLDGDARRWVETEPYVFEAVGGHDVLAFEVTDGEVNVLNVNSEPTGVYQPVPFHERQLVAGGVLGTAVSGFGLSLAGWGGYSAWQQWKQCRTEDNSETENTE, via the coding sequence ATGACACGACCAGGACGCTCCACGAGAGACGAGAGCGCGGATCGAACCACGAGACGGTCGTTCCTCGCCTGTCTCGGTAGCCTCGGGCTCGGCACCGTCGGGACCGCAACCGGTCGAACGAGCACCGCGACAGGCTCTCAGGGCACGGACTCACCGCCAGTCGAACGCCCGTTCGCGGACCTGGACGAACTCGAAGCGTTCGTCGACGATGTGGTGGCCGAGCGGATCGAGACGACGACGCCCGGAGCCACCGTCGCCATCGTCTCGGGAGACGCACCCATCCTCACCAAAGGATACGGTACTGCTGACGTCGATGCCGACGTCCCAGTCCGAGCCGACGAGACCGTGTTCAGAGTCGGGTCAGTCGGCAAGCTGGTGACCTACACCGCAGTCATGCAGGGCGTCGCACGGGGCGTACTCGATCTCGACACCGACGTCAACTCGTATCTCGGCGACTCCGGTGTCACGATTCCGTCCGCGTACGACGCTCCCGTGACGCTTCGGCATCTCGGCACTCACACCGCCGGGTTCGAATCCAAGCTCGACCCCGATATCGTCGACGACCCTGCCGCTGTCGACTCGTTGGAGACGGTACTCATCGACCAGCAGCGCTCGCGCGTCCGTCAGCCCGGCGAACTCGTCGGGTACTCGAATTACGGCGCGGGACTCGCCGGTCACGTCGTCGCCGAGGCCCACGATACGACGTTCGAGGAGTACGTCCAATCGGAAATCTTCGATCCTCTCGGGATGACTCACGGCACGTTCGCTCAGCCCGTCCCGGCCGGCCATCCCGGCGGCCTCGCCGCGCCGCACGTCCGGGAGGGCGAGTCACTTCGGGTCGCTGATGACGTGTACATCAATATGCGTCCCGCGGGCTCGCTGAGCGCGACTGCGACGGACATGGCGGCGTTCATGAGCGCACATCTCGGCGACGGCGCGGTCGGCGACACGCGGATTCTCGACGCGGGGACGGCAAAGAAGATGCACAGCCGCCACCACGTCCGTCACCCGGCGGTCACGAATTGGCGGTACGGGTTCCACGAGTACGGGAATCCCGACGCCGACCTTATCGGCCACTCGGGCGCGACGGTCAACTTCAGAAGCTACCTGTTGCTCGCCCCGGACCACGATGTCGGGGTGTTCGTCGCCTACAATAGCAACCCGAGCGAAGGTCCGAAAGCGGTCGTCGATGAGATCGTCGCCGAGTACGGTCTCCAGCACGCACCGACCACGCCGACGCCGACTTCGAGACCGGGCGGTCGAGAGCGCGCTGAAACCGTTGCCGGTGAGTACAGCCTCTCGTATCTCCCGCAGAGCGGGCCGCTTCAGGTCGTCGATCTGATCGAACGCTTGACCGTCGAGCCCGCAGCCAACGGCGGCCTGCGCACGACGACCCTCGACGGAGACGCCCGACGGTGGGTCGAGACCGAACCGTACGTGTTCGAGGCGGTCGGCGGTCACGACGTCCTCGCCTTCGAGGTCACAGACGGTGAAGTGAACGTGCTGAACGTGAACAGCGAACCCACCGGCGTCTACCAGCCGGTTCCGTTCCACGAACGCCAACTCGTCGCCGGGGGTGTTCTCGGGACTGCAGTATCCGGATTCGGCCTCTCGCTCGCGGGATGGGGCGGATACAGCGCTTGGCAGCAGTGGAAACAGTGTCGCACCGAGGATAACTCAGAGACGGAGAACACCGAATGA
- a CDS encoding helix-turn-helix domain-containing protein, producing MGLVAEFDIGCAALPLAGVAADVREATLTLDMQFNHGKRPLFLVTVQDGTRSAIEDALTDAYDVGEWTLVGVAGETRRYQVVPALSLEEQLGHHLDDLEGLEALATADAIIERITVVSDGWRQTGWFADRDVFREFSSFWQRNADFRLHRLTRDGESEPPGDGLTDRQHEALRIAYELGHFDIPRQASLEDVAAELDISPSAVSERLRRAQTGLIEETVATTWPPLPH from the coding sequence ATGGGACTCGTCGCCGAATTCGATATCGGCTGTGCGGCGTTACCGCTCGCCGGCGTGGCGGCAGACGTCCGCGAAGCGACGCTGACGCTCGACATGCAGTTCAATCACGGGAAGCGTCCCCTGTTTCTCGTCACCGTACAAGACGGCACTCGGTCGGCAATTGAGGACGCTCTCACCGATGCGTACGACGTCGGGGAGTGGACGCTCGTCGGGGTCGCCGGAGAGACGCGTCGATATCAGGTAGTTCCGGCACTCAGTCTGGAGGAACAACTCGGTCATCATCTCGACGATCTCGAGGGTCTCGAAGCCCTCGCCACTGCCGACGCCATCATCGAACGGATCACCGTGGTGTCCGACGGGTGGCGACAGACGGGTTGGTTCGCTGACCGGGACGTGTTCCGCGAGTTCTCCTCGTTCTGGCAGCGGAACGCAGACTTCCGGTTACACCGCCTCACCCGAGACGGAGAATCTGAACCGCCGGGCGACGGCCTCACCGACCGTCAACACGAGGCGCTCCGAATCGCTTACGAACTGGGCCACTTCGACATCCCGCGGCAGGCGTCCTTGGAAGATGTCGCCGCAGAGTTAGACATCTCTCCGTCGGCAGTCTCCGAACGACTGCGCCGGGCCCAAACTGGGCTCATCGAGGAGACGGTCGCTACGACGTGGCCGCCACTGCCGCACTGA
- a CDS encoding helix-turn-helix domain-containing protein, protein MPDSMSEQLRRDMECEGLLECFHGLKELDRDCFQTLVKADESLTVDEIADAVDRERSTAYRAVQRLLQTGFIEKDQINYEQGGYYHVYSPTDPANIADDMQRMLNDWYAKMGQLIHEFEDKYDRSETAASAAES, encoded by the coding sequence ATGCCGGATTCGATGTCCGAACAGCTCCGTCGAGACATGGAGTGCGAGGGACTACTGGAGTGTTTCCACGGGCTCAAAGAACTCGACAGAGACTGTTTCCAGACGCTCGTCAAGGCCGACGAATCGCTGACCGTCGACGAAATCGCCGACGCGGTCGATCGAGAGCGGTCGACCGCCTACCGCGCGGTCCAGCGGTTGCTCCAGACGGGCTTCATAGAGAAAGACCAGATCAACTACGAACAGGGCGGCTACTACCACGTCTACTCGCCGACCGACCCCGCGAATATCGCCGACGACATGCAACGGATGCTCAACGACTGGTACGCGAAGATGGGCCAACTCATCCACGAGTTCGAGGACAAGTACGACCGGTCCGAAACCGCGGCTTCGGCCGCCGAAAGCTAG
- a CDS encoding class I SAM-dependent methyltransferase — translation MQPSKPHDPTDQQHRTQNENPNQQQSARRRSKSTDEIADAYADVADELARWRQLDRLFAGRYRRRQFGCANGRVLDVACGTGRNFRYLPPSSEVVGIDVSDEMLAHARSELNRLELDGTVHRMDAQALDFPDDSFDAVVSSFSTCTFPDPTAALHEMERVCTPDGEILLLEHRRSDVAPLAWLQDRRAASHYERNGCRLNHDPLTTVERAGLAVEDASTAFFGLVTTIDATPR, via the coding sequence GTGCAACCGAGCAAACCCCACGACCCGACAGACCAGCAGCATCGAACACAGAATGAGAACCCCAACCAACAGCAGTCAGCACGAAGGCGCTCGAAATCGACCGACGAGATCGCAGACGCGTACGCAGACGTCGCCGACGAACTCGCACGGTGGCGACAACTGGACCGGCTCTTCGCCGGTCGGTACCGTCGCCGCCAGTTCGGGTGCGCGAACGGACGAGTGCTCGACGTCGCCTGCGGCACCGGACGGAACTTCCGCTACCTCCCCCCGTCGAGCGAAGTCGTCGGCATCGACGTCAGCGACGAGATGCTCGCCCACGCCCGAAGTGAGCTGAACAGGCTCGAACTGGACGGGACCGTCCATCGGATGGACGCTCAAGCGCTGGACTTCCCCGACGACAGTTTCGACGCCGTCGTCTCGTCGTTCTCCACGTGCACGTTTCCCGACCCGACTGCCGCGCTCCACGAGATGGAGCGGGTCTGCACCCCCGACGGCGAGATCCTACTGCTCGAACACAGGCGCAGCGACGTCGCTCCACTCGCCTGGCTTCAGGACCGGCGCGCCGCGTCCCACTACGAGAGGAACGGCTGCCGGTTGAACCACGATCCGCTGACGACCGTCGAACGGGCCGGACTCGCGGTGGAGGACGCATCGACCGCGTTCTTCGGTCTCGTCACCACCATCGACGCCACCCCGAGGTGA